In Blattabacterium sp. DPU, the genomic window ATAATAATTAAAACATTGATTCCGTCAAAAAAAACGGAAGAAATCCTTTATCAAAAAGTTGTTCAATTTATGAAAGAAAATAAAAGTTCAAGTTTAAATACATTTATTAATAATGCAAGAAAAAAAAGATATGAAACTCTTTTTTTGAAAGAAATAAAGAGTAATCAATGGAATATTCATGATTTAAACACTGAATTGGACAAAGAAATCATTAATTGGTCTTATGAAAAAAATAGAAAAAAGGGAGATTTAAAAATTTTTTCTACTTCAAATAAAGATTATATTATGGTTTTGTTATCTAACATTCAAAAAAAAGGATATCCCATTGAAGAAATAAAAAATAATCTAATTCCTTTTCTATTTAAGAAAAAAATAAATCGTTATTTATATAATATAATAAAAAAAAATATAAATCTAGAAAAAATAGCTGTTCGTTTCTCTAAAAAAATAAATAAATCTTATAAAATTAATTTTTATCAGTCGATGATTGAAAATCATACAGAGCCTAAAGTAGTGGGATATGCTTTTTCTTCAAAATTATATAAGACTTCTAAACCAATACTAGGAGAAAAGGGGCTTTTTTTTGTAAGAACCTTAAAACGTTTTAACACATCTAAAAAACTTTCTTATTTTTCTTCTGAAATAGAATCTTTAAATGCTAGTTTAAGAGAAAATGTTTTAGAAAAAATAGGAAATGTATTAATAGAAAAATCTAATATTAAATATTATAGAAAAAATATATAAATTACTTATTCCGTTTTATAGAATATGTAGGTACGCATTTTTTTATTTTTTTTTCTTTGTCAATTTCTTTTTTATTAATAGATTTATCTACATTATTATTATTCCGAATAATTTCATTTTTAATTTTCATTTTTGCATCTCTTAAATATCGGATGCCTTCTCCTAATCCCCTAGCTATATCTGGTATTTTTTTAGGACCAAAAACAAGTACGGCTATAAAAATGATAAAAAAGCTTTCTTCTATACTAATAAATAATAAATTTTTCATTTATATTTTTTTACAACAATCATATACTATGGATGGAGCAATAAATATAGAGGAATAAGTACCTACACTGATTCCAATGAATAGAGCCAACATAAAACTATGAAGAACTTTTCCTCCAAATAGAAAAATAATTAAAACTACTAATAAAGTAATAAAAGAAGTATTTATGGTTCTAGAGAGAGAACTATAAATGCCTTTATTTATAATCTCTTTCATCAAAAAAGATGTTTTTTTTGAAATTTTTCTAATTTTATCATAAACTATTACGGTATCATTAATTGAATATCCTATTATTGTTAATAAAGCAGCTATAAAAGTTTGATCTATTTCCAAAATAGGAAATTTTTTGTGTAAAAAAGAAAAAATTCCAAGTACGATAATTGAATCATGAATTAAAGAGATTATTGCTCCTAATCCAAATTGCCATTTTTTGAATCTTATAAAGATATATATAAAAATTCCTACTAAAGAAATTGCAATAGAAATACAAGCTTTATAAATCATGTCTATAACTACTGTTGGTCCTATTTTTTCTACAGATAAAATACCTAATGATTTATTTTTTTTTATTTTTTTAAAATTATCAAAATTTATAGGAAAAAAAGCTTTTAAAGCTATAAATATCTTTTTTAAAATTACTTCGTCCACTTGGTTATTTTCTTCCCGTATTTTATATTTAGTTACTATTTTAAGTTGATTTTTATCTCCAAATGTTTGAACCCTAGGAAAAGTAGGTTTTCCATTTTCCATAAATGTTTTTGATAAAATTTCTGAAATTTTTTCAGGAACTACTTTACGATCAAAAAGAATTATGTAAGAACGTCCTCCTACAAAATCTAATCCCAGATTAAACCCTTTTAAAAAAAAAGAAAGTATACTCACAATTATAAAAATAGAAGAAATCATATAAACCCATTTTCTTTTAGATAAAAAATCATATTGCATATTTTGAATTTTATTCAGAAAAAAAGTTTTAAAATAAATTTTTTTATATTTTCTAAAATGCCATTCTAAAAATAATCTTCCTAAACAAATGGAAGTAAACATAGATATTATAATTCCAATAATCAAAGTAGTAGCAAATCCTCGTATTGGCCCTATTCCAAAATAAAATAAAATAATTCCACATAATAGAGTGGTAATTTGTCCATCTATAATAGAAGATAAAGCTCCTTGTAAAGTATAACTATTATTAATAGATGTTGATAAATGAATTTTATTTTTTATATTTTCTTTGATTTTCTCGTATATTATTATATTTGCGTCCATAGACATTGCTAATGTAAGTATAATTCCAGCAATACCCGGAAAAGTTAATACTGCATTCATAGAAATAAGAATTCCAAAAACAAATATAATATTGAAAAATAAAATAATATTAGCATACAATCCTGGAATTGAATAATAAAAAAACATCCAAATAAATACAAAAAATAAAGCTATTAAAAAAGATATAATTCCTTTTCGAATAGATTCTTTTCCCAAGTAAGAACCAATTATGTTTGTTTGAATAATTTTTACAGAGGTTGGTAATTCTCCTGTATTTAATACATTTATTAAATCATTAGATTCTTGTATTGAAAAGTGTCCATATATTTGAGACATTCCATTTGGAATAACTGATTTTACTACAGGAACTGCATATACTAAATCATCAAGTACTATTGCAATGTTTTTTCCTATATTTTTTTCTGTGAATATTTTCCATTTTTTAGTTCCTTCTTGATTCATTTTAATATTTATATATATTTCATTTAAAGGTCCAAAAGTTTTGTAAGCATCAGTTATCATATTTCCATTTAAAAAATGAGATGTTTTTTCATCACTTATTTTTATAGCAAATAATTGTAAAAAATTATTTGAATTTTTATATCCCCACAAAAATTTTGTATTATGTAAATGATATGGTAAATAATTCATAGCTTCCGTAGAATTTAAAAAATCGGAAATGATTTTTTTATATTTCATGTGAACTAATCCAACTGTATTTGAAGATTTAATAAGTGGAATATTCAAAATATCTATAAAAGATTTTTTTATTTTATAATGTTTTTGATAAAATTTATTTATTGTATTAAAATATGGAATCACTTCTTGAACATTAAAAGTTTCAAAAAAATGTAATTCCGCTTTTTTTTCTAAAATATTTTTTATTCTATCTACATTTTGTATTCCAGACAATTCAATTAAAATTCGATTTGAATTTTTGATTCTTTGGATATTGGGTTGTATAATCCCAAATCTATCTATTCTGGATCTCAAAATATTTTGAATGGAAATTATAGATGATTCTATTTTTTTTTTTAAAAATTTTTTTACCTCTGAATCAGAACTATTAGAATCA contains:
- a CDS encoding Sec-independent protein translocase subunit TatA/TatB, with protein sequence MKNLLFISIEESFFIIFIAVLVFGPKKIPDIARGLGEGIRYLRDAKMKIKNEIIRNNNNVDKSINKKEIDKEKKIKKCVPTYSIKRNK
- the secD gene encoding protein translocase subunit SecD — translated: MRVRNFFTIFVTIILTIICLYYITSSSVDSIKNNKKTLNLGLDLKGGISMILDISEKDLLKKFSDNSQNFIFLKALENTDKKKKENPNTDYLSYFINSFNQEVKNKKLNISLSSSNLFGNKSNNESIDSNSSDSEVKKFLKKKIESSIISIQNILRSRIDRFGIIQPNIQRIKNSNRILIELSGIQNVDRIKNILEKKAELHFFETFNVQEVIPYFNTINKFYQKHYKIKKSFIDILNIPLIKSSNTVGLVHMKYKKIISDFLNSTEAMNYLPYHLHNTKFLWGYKNSNNFLQLFAIKISDEKTSHFLNGNMITDAYKTFGPLNEIYINIKMNQEGTKKWKIFTEKNIGKNIAIVLDDLVYAVPVVKSVIPNGMSQIYGHFSIQESNDLINVLNTGELPTSVKIIQTNIIGSYLGKESIRKGIISFLIALFFVFIWMFFYYSIPGLYANIILFFNIIFVFGILISMNAVLTFPGIAGIILTLAMSMDANIIIYEKIKENIKNKIHLSTSINNSYTLQGALSSIIDGQITTLLCGIILFYFGIGPIRGFATTLIIGIIISMFTSICLGRLFLEWHFRKYKKIYFKTFFLNKIQNMQYDFLSKRKWVYMISSIFIIVSILSFFLKGFNLGLDFVGGRSYIILFDRKVVPEKISEILSKTFMENGKPTFPRVQTFGDKNQLKIVTKYKIREENNQVDEVILKKIFIALKAFFPINFDNFKKIKKNKSLGILSVEKIGPTVVIDMIYKACISIAISLVGIFIYIFIRFKKWQFGLGAIISLIHDSIIVLGIFSFLHKKFPILEIDQTFIAALLTIIGYSINDTVIVYDKIRKISKKTSFLMKEIINKGIYSSLSRTINTSFITLLVVLIIFLFGGKVLHSFMLALFIGISVGTYSSIFIAPSIVYDCCKKI